The proteins below come from a single Streptomyces sp. M92 genomic window:
- a CDS encoding beta-ketoacyl-[acyl-carrier-protein] synthase family protein encodes MSPRHAAGPAPGERAAVVTGLGLTTALGGDVPSTWRALLAGVCGVGRLDFEFEAPDGPAPAYLAAPAAVEPTTVLPPAKAAHCDRSAQFALVAAREAVRDAGFEEASSLGASGARVAVVVGVGLGGLTSTLEQNHRLRTRGARRVSPRTIPVMLPNHPAAEVGLMVGAKAGVHAPASACASGAEALCQALGMIRDGRADIVVAGGTEAALHPLALAGFARLGALSQRLDDPKGASRPFDAGRDGFVMGEGAGMLVVESAAHAAARGARVHGRLTGAGITNDSHHVAQPAPGGTGCAAAVDEALRDARLHPEEVRHVNAHATSTPLGDLGEAQALEQVFAKGLDDVLVSATKGAFGHTLGAAGAIEAVLTVLTLRERTAPPACSLERVDPEIGLNVVGRSPVPLPPGPLAAVSTSMGFGGHNVALAFAAAS; translated from the coding sequence GTGAGCCCACGCCACGCGGCCGGCCCGGCCCCCGGGGAACGGGCCGCCGTCGTCACCGGACTGGGTCTGACGACGGCGCTGGGCGGCGACGTCCCCTCCACCTGGCGGGCCCTGCTGGCCGGCGTGTGCGGCGTCGGACGCCTCGACTTCGAGTTCGAGGCACCGGACGGCCCCGCGCCGGCCTATCTGGCGGCCCCGGCGGCGGTGGAGCCCACCACCGTGCTGCCGCCCGCCAAGGCGGCGCACTGCGACCGCTCGGCGCAGTTCGCGCTCGTCGCCGCCCGGGAAGCCGTCCGCGACGCCGGGTTCGAGGAGGCGTCGTCCCTGGGCGCGAGCGGTGCGCGGGTGGCCGTGGTCGTCGGGGTGGGGCTCGGCGGGCTCACCAGCACCCTGGAGCAGAACCACCGCCTCCGGACCCGCGGCGCCCGCCGGGTGAGCCCGCGTACGATCCCGGTCATGCTGCCCAACCACCCGGCCGCCGAGGTGGGGCTCATGGTGGGCGCCAAGGCCGGGGTGCACGCCCCCGCCAGTGCCTGTGCCTCCGGCGCCGAAGCGCTCTGCCAGGCCCTCGGCATGATCCGGGACGGCCGCGCCGACATCGTGGTCGCGGGCGGTACCGAGGCCGCGCTGCACCCGCTCGCCCTCGCCGGGTTCGCGCGGCTGGGCGCCCTTTCCCAGCGCCTGGACGATCCCAAGGGCGCGTCCAGGCCCTTCGACGCAGGCCGGGACGGCTTCGTGATGGGGGAGGGCGCCGGCATGCTCGTCGTCGAGAGCGCCGCGCACGCCGCCGCCCGCGGTGCCCGCGTCCACGGGCGGCTGACCGGCGCGGGCATCACCAACGACAGCCATCACGTCGCCCAGCCCGCGCCCGGCGGTACGGGCTGCGCCGCCGCCGTCGACGAGGCCCTGCGCGACGCCCGGCTCCACCCGGAGGAGGTCCGGCACGTCAACGCCCACGCCACCTCCACACCGCTCGGCGACCTCGGCGAGGCCCAGGCCCTGGAGCAGGTCTTCGCCAAGGGCCTGGACGACGTGCTGGTCAGCGCCACCAAGGGCGCCTTCGGGCACACCCTGGGGGCGGCCGGCGCGATCGAGGCCGTCCTGACCGTCCTCACCCTGCGCGAGCGCACCGCGCCGCCCGCGTGCAGCCTGGAACGCGTCGACCCGGAGATCGGCCTGAACGTCGTGGGCCGCAGCCCCGTGCCCCTGCCCCCGGGGCCCCTCGCGGCCGTCAGCACGAGCATGGGCTTCGGCGGGCACAACGTCGCCCTCGCCTTCGCCGCCGCCTCATGA
- a CDS encoding sensor histidine kinase yields the protein MRRALAGIALAVTSMVALSFLIPLALLVREQARDRVTTAAEQRASALSPVLALTTRRADVQQAVAELGSADQLVVRLPDGGFVGTPHAPRDALDRAVRGRETLAVDTDEGWVYLQPVVLRGDRVAVVEAFVPAADLTRGVAASWGVMALLALGLVGGSVLVADRLGARVVRSSRGLKRASLALGSGNLDVRVEPGGPPELQEAGAAFNTMADRVVDLLAVERELVADLSHRLRTPLTALYLEADRMGATPSARRVTEAAGQLESELDSIIAAARTPLASAHLAGAGAGASKPCDVAEVVAMRLDFWSVLATQQGRPCERSLTPRPAPVAFPEDDLAAVVDALIGNVFRHTPQGTAFTVRVERADRHVILTVDDAGPGVADPEAALTRGVSVGGSTGLGLDIVARAARAADGELTITRAPLGGARVRVSFVLAGAGGAGTR from the coding sequence ATGAGACGTGCCCTCGCCGGGATCGCCCTGGCCGTCACCTCGATGGTGGCGCTGTCCTTCCTCATCCCGCTCGCCCTCCTCGTCCGCGAACAGGCCCGCGACCGGGTCACCACCGCCGCCGAGCAGCGGGCCTCCGCCCTGTCCCCGGTGCTCGCCCTCACCACCCGGCGCGCCGACGTGCAGCAGGCCGTCGCCGAACTCGGCTCCGCCGACCAGCTCGTCGTACGGCTGCCCGACGGCGGCTTCGTGGGCACCCCGCACGCGCCCCGGGACGCGCTCGACCGGGCCGTGCGCGGCCGCGAGACGCTCGCCGTGGACACTGACGAGGGCTGGGTCTACCTTCAGCCCGTCGTCCTGCGCGGGGACCGGGTAGCGGTCGTGGAAGCCTTCGTGCCCGCCGCCGACCTCACCCGGGGCGTGGCCGCGTCCTGGGGAGTGATGGCGCTCCTCGCGCTGGGCCTGGTCGGTGGCTCGGTGCTGGTCGCCGACCGGCTCGGCGCCCGCGTCGTCCGCTCCTCCCGCGGCCTCAAGCGCGCCTCGCTGGCCCTCGGCTCCGGGAATCTGGACGTACGGGTGGAACCGGGCGGGCCGCCCGAGCTGCAGGAGGCCGGCGCGGCGTTCAACACGATGGCCGACCGGGTCGTCGATCTGCTCGCCGTCGAACGCGAACTGGTCGCCGACCTCTCGCACCGGCTGCGCACCCCGCTGACCGCCCTCTACCTGGAGGCCGACCGGATGGGCGCGACGCCCAGTGCCCGGCGGGTCACGGAGGCGGCCGGGCAACTGGAGAGCGAGCTGGACTCGATCATCGCCGCGGCCCGCACACCGCTGGCCTCCGCGCACCTGGCCGGTGCGGGGGCGGGCGCGTCGAAACCGTGCGACGTCGCCGAGGTGGTCGCCATGCGCCTGGACTTCTGGTCGGTCCTCGCCACCCAGCAGGGCCGGCCCTGCGAGCGTTCCCTCACCCCGCGCCCGGCGCCCGTCGCCTTCCCCGAGGACGATCTCGCGGCCGTCGTCGACGCCCTGATCGGCAACGTCTTCCGGCACACCCCTCAGGGCACCGCCTTCACCGTGCGCGTGGAGCGGGCGGACCGGCACGTGATCCTCACGGTCGACGACGCGGGCCCGGGCGTGGCGGACCCCGAGGCGGCGCTCACCCGGGGCGTCAGCGTCGGCGGCTCCACCGGACTCGGCCTGGACATCGTGGCGCGGGCGGCCCGCGCGGCGGACGGCGAACTGACGATCACCCGCGCGCCGCTGGGCGGCGCACGGGTGCGGGTGTCGTTCGTACTGGCCGGCGCGGGCGGCGCCGGGACACGGTGA
- a CDS encoding ACP S-malonyltransferase, which produces MNHGPPLPAAGTPRTVLMCPGQGAYLPGALRHLRDVPSVARVLRRVDDHSAELGGSGGPPAGLLLTDPGAPGPEQLVLAAPLAFDLATYAAVTACATLLLDLADPPVHAVLGHSVGDLAALTVAGAITPEQGVRLLHLRDRLLRDAALPAAGLLATDLTADRAADLIRTEDLARLRVAARNAPDQTVLAGPDDQLAAVRRTARELGHRATPLTSRTAYHHPLLTEVHRTFRRHLRTEPVAPPALPVYTATTDRSVRTPAGLRSAAAAHLTEPMVFHRTLDALRRAGFTTYLDSGPRALLSALARVGLPDCTTAAPARTPAGVDRLRLRLAAALR; this is translated from the coding sequence ATGAACCACGGCCCCCCGCTCCCGGCCGCGGGCACACCGCGCACCGTGCTGATGTGCCCCGGCCAGGGCGCCTACCTCCCGGGCGCCCTGCGCCACCTGCGCGACGTACCGTCCGTCGCGCGGGTGCTGCGGAGAGTGGACGACCACAGCGCGGAGCTCGGCGGCAGCGGCGGACCGCCCGCCGGGCTCCTCCTCACGGACCCCGGCGCGCCCGGCCCCGAGCAGCTCGTGCTCGCCGCACCCCTGGCCTTCGACCTCGCCACCTACGCCGCGGTGACCGCCTGCGCGACCCTCCTGCTCGACCTCGCGGACCCGCCCGTCCACGCGGTCCTCGGCCACAGCGTGGGCGACCTCGCGGCGCTCACCGTGGCCGGGGCGATCACCCCGGAGCAGGGCGTCCGGCTGCTGCACCTGCGCGACCGGCTGCTGCGGGACGCCGCGCTCCCGGCGGCCGGCCTGCTGGCCACCGACCTGACCGCCGACCGGGCGGCGGACCTGATACGGACCGAGGACCTGGCCCGGCTGCGCGTCGCCGCCCGCAACGCACCCGACCAGACGGTCCTGGCCGGTCCCGACGACCAGTTGGCCGCCGTACGGCGCACGGCCCGGGAACTCGGCCACCGCGCCACCCCGTTGACCAGCCGGACCGCCTACCACCACCCCCTGCTCACCGAGGTCCACCGGACCTTCCGCCGCCACCTGCGCACCGAGCCCGTCGCCCCGCCCGCGCTCCCCGTGTACACGGCCACCACGGACCGCTCCGTACGCACCCCGGCAGGGCTGCGCTCCGCGGCGGCCGCGCACCTCACCGAACCCATGGTCTTCCACCGCACCCTGGACGCACTGCGCCGGGCGGGTTTCACCACCTACCTCGACAGCGGTCCCCGGGCCCTGCTGAGCGCCCTGGCCAGGGTGGGGCTGCCGGACTGCACGACCGCCGCCCCCGCCCGCACACCGGCCGGAGTCGACCGGCTGCGGCTGCGCCTCGCCGCCGCCCTGCGGTGA
- a CDS encoding cellulase family glycosylhydrolase gives MRTASRASRQHLSALLLTALAAMTGLLVLGALSPVAALAQSPPGARAATGLHIGGGRLLEANGNDFVMRGVNHAHTWYPGETQSLADIKALGANSVRVVLSDGHRWSENSPADVAGVVAQCKANRLICVLEVHDTTGYGEDAAAGTLDHAADYWIGLRDVLAGEEDYVIVNIGNEPWGNTDPAGWTDPTVAAVKKLRDAGFRHTIMVDAPNWGQDWQGVMRANARTVYDADPTGNLIFSIHMYSVYDTAQEITDYLQAYVDAGLPILIGEFGGPADQWGDPDEDTMMAAAERLDLGYLAWSWSGNTDPVLDLALDFDPSRLSSWGERIFHGADGIARTSKEATVFGGGTPDDTEAPTVPGAPAASAVTETAVTLSWAAATDNTRVTGYDVVRVDGGTETPVATSTTESVTVTDLTAGTAYTFAVYARDAAGNRSARSATVDVTTREGGGTPGATCAVTYRVVGEWPGGFQGEIAVRNTGTTPLGPWTLDFTFPDGQTVTSMWGGTPTQTGGAVSVAPAPYTATVPAGGTVTLGFTAGKGTANTAPAVFSVNGNACA, from the coding sequence GTGCGTACCGCGTCTCGCGCATCCCGGCAGCATTTATCAGCCCTCCTGCTCACGGCGCTGGCCGCCATGACCGGCCTGCTCGTCCTCGGCGCACTCTCTCCGGTGGCCGCCCTGGCCCAGTCGCCGCCCGGCGCCCGGGCGGCCACCGGTCTGCACATCGGCGGGGGCCGGCTCCTGGAGGCCAACGGCAACGACTTCGTCATGCGCGGCGTCAACCACGCCCACACCTGGTACCCCGGCGAGACCCAGTCGCTCGCCGACATCAAGGCACTGGGCGCCAACAGCGTCCGGGTCGTCCTCTCCGACGGCCACCGCTGGAGCGAGAACAGCCCCGCCGACGTGGCGGGCGTCGTCGCCCAGTGCAAGGCGAACCGGCTGATCTGCGTCCTGGAGGTGCACGACACCACCGGCTACGGCGAGGACGCCGCGGCCGGCACGCTCGACCACGCCGCCGACTACTGGATCGGCCTGAGGGACGTGCTGGCCGGTGAAGAGGACTACGTCATCGTCAACATCGGCAACGAGCCGTGGGGCAACACCGACCCCGCCGGCTGGACGGACCCGACCGTCGCGGCGGTGAAGAAGCTCCGCGACGCCGGATTCCGGCACACGATCATGGTGGACGCGCCCAACTGGGGCCAGGACTGGCAGGGCGTCATGCGGGCCAACGCGCGGACCGTGTACGACGCCGACCCCACCGGCAACCTGATCTTCTCGATCCACATGTACAGCGTCTACGACACCGCCCAGGAGATCACCGACTACCTCCAGGCCTACGTCGACGCCGGACTGCCCATCCTCATCGGCGAGTTCGGCGGTCCCGCCGACCAGTGGGGCGACCCCGACGAGGACACCATGATGGCCGCCGCCGAACGGCTGGACCTCGGTTACCTGGCCTGGTCGTGGAGCGGCAACACCGACCCGGTCCTGGACCTCGCCCTCGACTTCGACCCGAGCCGGCTCAGCTCCTGGGGCGAGCGCATCTTCCACGGCGCCGACGGCATCGCGCGGACCTCGAAGGAAGCGACGGTCTTCGGCGGCGGCACCCCGGACGACACCGAGGCGCCCACCGTCCCGGGGGCCCCGGCCGCCTCCGCCGTGACGGAGACCGCCGTCACCCTCAGCTGGGCCGCGGCGACCGACAACACCCGAGTCACCGGATACGACGTCGTCCGCGTCGACGGCGGCACCGAGACGCCGGTCGCGACCTCCACCACCGAATCGGTCACCGTGACGGACCTCACCGCCGGCACCGCCTACACCTTCGCCGTCTACGCCCGGGACGCGGCCGGCAACCGCTCGGCCCGCTCCGCCACGGTGGACGTCACGACCCGCGAGGGCGGCGGCACCCCCGGCGCCACGTGCGCGGTGACGTACCGCGTCGTCGGCGAGTGGCCGGGCGGCTTCCAGGGGGAGATCGCCGTCCGCAACACCGGGACCACCCCCCTCGGCCCGTGGACGCTCGACTTCACCTTCCCGGACGGCCAGACCGTCACCAGCATGTGGGGCGGGACACCGACGCAGACCGGCGGCGCGGTGAGCGTCGCCCCGGCCCCCTACACCGCCACCGTCCCGGCCGGTGGCACGGTCACCCTCGGGTTCACCGCTGGGAAGGGGACCGCGAACACCGCCCCGGCTGTTTTCAGCGTCAACGGGAACGCCTGCGCGTGA
- a CDS encoding response regulator transcription factor, protein MASVLVVEDDPVIRAALIEVLTGHGYAVKTAHQGFEALRDITQSPPDIVVLDLGLPDLDGLDVLRMIRGISRVPVLVATARDDESEIIRLLNAGADDYMVKPFSGGQLAARLAAVLRRSVPADVRAARRPVLQVADLRIDPTARTAHLAGRELPLTRREFDLLAYLAANADQVISRQRILAEVWQQPYVEDQTVDVHLSALRRKMGEKARKPRYLHTVRGIGIKLVSSP, encoded by the coding sequence ATGGCCTCCGTACTGGTCGTCGAGGACGACCCCGTGATCCGGGCCGCGCTGATCGAGGTCCTGACCGGGCACGGCTACGCGGTCAAGACCGCCCATCAGGGTTTCGAGGCGCTGCGCGACATCACCCAGAGCCCGCCGGACATCGTGGTGCTGGACCTCGGGCTGCCCGACCTCGACGGTCTCGACGTGCTGCGAATGATCCGGGGCATCTCCCGCGTCCCGGTCCTCGTCGCCACCGCCCGTGACGACGAGAGCGAGATCATCCGGCTGCTCAACGCCGGGGCCGACGACTACATGGTCAAGCCGTTCTCCGGCGGCCAGCTCGCCGCCCGGCTCGCCGCCGTACTGCGCCGGTCCGTGCCCGCCGACGTCAGGGCGGCGCGCAGGCCCGTCCTCCAGGTCGCCGACCTGCGCATCGACCCCACCGCGCGCACCGCCCACCTCGCCGGCCGGGAGCTCCCGCTCACCCGCCGCGAGTTCGACCTGCTCGCCTACCTCGCCGCCAACGCCGACCAGGTCATCTCCCGGCAGCGGATACTCGCCGAGGTGTGGCAGCAGCCGTATGTCGAGGACCAGACGGTCGACGTCCACCTCTCCGCACTCCGCCGCAAAATGGGAGAGAAGGCGCGAAAGCCCCGCTACCTCCACACCGTGCGCGGCATAGGCATCAAGTTGGTCAGCTCGCCATGA
- a CDS encoding CAP domain-containing protein produces the protein MGSRRAARPSRSHARPRGGLRTRGTALALGAVTVTAGVGITLAVAGGEDGGASDRVAASSAGEAPGAEEAAGGAVPLASGSASPSAPASPSTSASSSPSGSAKPTEKPKRSASPTSGAERKSAEPASKAPVRTTAKSGGDRRGSGSGDSEPGGTGADSGPGSGSGGSGGPEAQVLSLVNEERAAAGCSPVTANARLTRAADDYSDVMASSGVMSHTGPDGSTMTTRVEAAGYQWSTLGENIARGQADAASVMESWMNSPGHRANILNCSFKELGVGVHFGDGGPWWTQNFGAPR, from the coding sequence ATGGGTTCCCGCCGAGCCGCTCGCCCGTCCCGCTCCCACGCCCGTCCCCGCGGCGGGCTCAGGACCCGCGGCACCGCGCTGGCCCTGGGCGCCGTCACCGTGACCGCGGGCGTCGGGATCACCCTGGCCGTCGCCGGCGGCGAGGACGGCGGGGCCTCGGACCGGGTCGCGGCGAGCAGCGCCGGTGAGGCGCCGGGCGCCGAGGAGGCGGCGGGCGGCGCGGTGCCGCTCGCCTCCGGCTCGGCGAGCCCGAGCGCCCCGGCGAGCCCGAGCACCTCGGCGAGCAGCTCGCCGAGCGGGAGCGCGAAGCCGACGGAGAAGCCGAAGCGGTCGGCGAGCCCCACCTCCGGTGCGGAGCGGAAGTCGGCCGAGCCCGCGTCGAAGGCGCCCGTGCGGACGACGGCGAAGAGCGGCGGCGACCGTCGGGGGAGCGGAAGCGGCGACTCGGAGCCGGGCGGCACCGGGGCCGACTCGGGACCGGGTTCCGGTTCCGGTGGGTCCGGCGGGCCCGAGGCGCAGGTGCTCTCGCTGGTCAACGAGGAGCGGGCCGCGGCGGGCTGCTCGCCGGTCACGGCGAACGCCCGGCTGACCCGGGCCGCCGACGACTACAGCGACGTCATGGCGAGCAGCGGTGTGATGTCCCACACGGGTCCTGACGGCTCCACCATGACGACCCGGGTCGAGGCCGCCGGGTACCAGTGGTCGACGCTGGGCGAGAACATAGCCCGGGGGCAGGCGGACGCCGCCTCGGTGATGGAGTCCTGGATGAACAGCCCCGGCCACCGCGCGAACATACTCAACTGCTCCTTCAAGGAGCTGGGCGTCGGCGTCCACTTCGGCGACGGCGGCCCCTGGTGGACGCAGAACTTCGGCGCCCCTCGCTGA
- a CDS encoding lectin, giving the protein MRHHLRTALGLFAAAVLCAAPQATALPGATPDTATARTAAQAAADPAYEVLVFSRTAGFRHSSIDDGIAALRDLGAANNFTVDATEDPGAFTTGNLARYEAVVFLSTTGDVLGDAQQTAFESYVNAGGGYVGIHAAADTEYDWPFYAGLAGALFHSHPAIQPATVEVEDRAHDATAHLGGTWQRTDEWYNYRTNPRTTAHVLASLDESSYSGGNMNGDHPIAWCKDYEGGRAFYTGGGHTDESYADPAFRRHLLGGVRWAAGMTNADCRPESGYTSLFDGSGTTGWQQAGPGGFTLADGTLTSHGGLGMLWYSAEEFTGDYSLKLDWKAAGDDNSGVFVGFPASSDPWSAVDNGYEIQIDATDAADRTTGAVYGFQSADLAARDAALNPPGEWNTYELRVTGERLEVFLNGVKINDFTNTDPARSLRQGYIGLQNHGDGDEVAFRDVRVKHAGTPGPDPGTGPVRGVNGKCLDVDNAGTADGTAVQLWSCNQSSAQEWTVAADGTLRALGKCLDVSGGASADGTRVQLWTCNGTGAQKWAAQPDGTVRNPQSGKCLDASGGTWNDGTPVHLWTCHTGPNQKWTLP; this is encoded by the coding sequence ATGCGCCACCATCTGAGAACAGCCCTCGGCCTGTTCGCCGCCGCCGTACTGTGCGCGGCGCCCCAGGCCACCGCCCTGCCCGGCGCCACCCCCGACACCGCCACCGCCCGCACCGCGGCACAGGCCGCGGCCGACCCCGCGTACGAAGTGCTCGTCTTCTCCCGGACCGCCGGCTTCCGCCACTCCTCGATCGACGACGGCATCGCGGCCCTGCGGGATCTCGGCGCGGCGAACAACTTCACCGTGGACGCCACCGAGGACCCGGGGGCCTTCACCACCGGGAACCTCGCCCGGTACGAGGCGGTCGTCTTCCTGTCGACGACGGGTGACGTGCTCGGCGACGCCCAGCAGACGGCGTTCGAGAGCTACGTCAACGCCGGCGGCGGATACGTCGGCATCCACGCGGCGGCCGACACCGAGTACGACTGGCCCTTCTACGCGGGGCTGGCGGGCGCCCTCTTCCACTCCCACCCCGCCATCCAGCCCGCCACCGTCGAGGTCGAGGACCGCGCGCACGACGCCACCGCGCACCTCGGCGGCACCTGGCAGCGGACCGACGAGTGGTACAACTACCGCACCAACCCGCGCACCACGGCCCACGTCCTGGCCTCGCTCGACGAGTCCAGCTACTCGGGCGGGAACATGAACGGTGACCACCCGATCGCCTGGTGCAAGGACTACGAGGGCGGCCGGGCCTTCTACACCGGCGGCGGCCACACCGACGAGTCCTACGCCGACCCCGCCTTCCGCAGGCACCTCCTCGGCGGCGTCCGCTGGGCGGCCGGCATGACCAACGCCGACTGCCGCCCGGAGAGCGGCTACACCTCCCTCTTCGACGGCTCCGGCACCACGGGCTGGCAGCAGGCCGGTCCCGGCGGGTTCACCCTCGCCGACGGTACCCTCACCTCGCACGGCGGGCTGGGCATGCTCTGGTACTCCGCCGAGGAGTTCACCGGGGACTACTCCCTCAAGCTCGACTGGAAGGCGGCCGGGGACGACAACTCCGGCGTCTTCGTGGGCTTCCCGGCCTCCTCCGACCCCTGGTCGGCGGTGGACAACGGCTACGAGATCCAGATCGACGCCACGGACGCGGCCGACCGGACCACGGGTGCCGTCTACGGGTTCCAGTCGGCGGACCTCGCGGCGCGCGACGCCGCGCTGAACCCGCCGGGGGAGTGGAACACGTACGAACTCCGCGTCACCGGCGAGCGGCTGGAGGTCTTCCTCAACGGCGTGAAGATCAACGACTTCACCAACACCGATCCGGCGCGGAGCCTGCGGCAGGGGTACATCGGCCTCCAGAACCACGGCGACGGCGACGAGGTGGCCTTCCGCGACGTCCGCGTCAAGCACGCCGGTACGCCGGGGCCCGATCCTGGGACCGGGCCGGTGCGGGGGGTGAACGGCAAGTGCCTGGACGTGGACAACGCGGGGACGGCGGACGGTACGGCGGTGCAGCTCTGGTCGTGCAACCAGTCGTCCGCGCAGGAGTGGACGGTGGCCGCTGACGGCACGTTGCGGGCGCTGGGGAAGTGTCTGGACGTGTCCGGTGGCGCGAGTGCGGACGGTACGCGCGTCCAGCTGTGGACGTGCAACGGGACGGGTGCGCAGAAGTGGGCGGCGCAGCCGGACGGCACGGTGCGCAATCCGCAGTCGGGCAAGTGCCTGGACGCGTCGGGCGGTACGTGGAACGACGGGACGCCGGTCCACCTGTGGACCTGCCACACCGGCCCCAACCAGAAGTGGACCCTGCCCTGA
- a CDS encoding acyl carrier protein — protein MPSTAEERKLLDELRDLLAATVEDLSVEEIGPDSSLRDELGVDSLAMLELIAAIEDRWQIEVPQEQADRLTTVRQVAAHLAEVVTAPAGGTA, from the coding sequence ATGCCGTCCACCGCCGAGGAACGAAAGCTGCTCGACGAACTGCGGGACCTGCTGGCCGCGACGGTCGAGGACCTGTCCGTGGAGGAGATCGGACCGGACTCCTCCCTCCGGGACGAACTGGGCGTCGACTCCCTGGCCATGCTGGAACTGATCGCCGCGATCGAGGACCGCTGGCAGATCGAGGTGCCGCAGGAGCAGGCGGACCGGCTCACCACGGTGCGGCAGGTCGCCGCCCACCTCGCCGAAGTCGTCACCGCTCCCGCGGGCGGGACCGCGTGA